The Chitinophaga niabensis genomic interval ATCACCTATAAGGTGGGCGCAGAGCCATTTAATCAATAAAAGCATAAGATATGGTTTTTAAAACATGGATGAAATCTGCAGTTCAAACCTGCTGATGATCATCGTGATCACCTGCCATCCTGCTGCCTGTAATCTTTGATTGACAGCCGGTTGGCGGATCTTCAGCTTCTCAGCGGTTTGCGCCTGAGTAAGTCCGTTCAGTTGTTCCAGTATGGCTTCTGCCTGTGGAATGCTCCAGCGTTCCATCAGGAAAGAAAGCACCTGGCTATGAATAGCCCATTCCTGGTTAACAGCGGAATGGGGGCTAACAACAGAGATGAGCCCGTTCTTTTTCTTCAGCTCATCCAGGTAGGGGCCCGAATGTTGAAAGGCCGTACCGTCCGATGTAACAACGTTTTTTGAGGTAAAAGTAATATCGCCTGTACCAATGGATATGCGTACCTGGAAATTTTCTTTTCGGAGCCAGGCCTGTAACAACAGTCCGCTGTAAAGCGCCAGTTCCGGATTTTGAATGAATACCGCCTGGAAGCTGTCTCCCCGGTATTGTT includes:
- a CDS encoding SatD family protein translates to MKKHAAVITGDIIQSSLLKTAQRKRFQQILERVFAAIKEKDGTFRAEQYRGDSFQAVFIQNPELALYSGLLLQAWLRKENFQVRISIGTGDITFTSKNVVTSDGTAFQHSGPYLDELKKKNGLISVVSPHSAVNQEWAIHSQVLSFLMERWSIPQAEAILEQLNGLTQAQTAEKLKIRQPAVNQRLQAAGWQVITMIISRFELQISSMF